The genomic segment GCTAAATATGAACCTTATGACTTGGACATCCCTATTGCTCTCAAAAAGGGAACCCGCACTTGCAGTAAACACCATCTTCATTTGTTCATGATCTATTCCCATTTATCTCCTGCTCATAAGGTATTTTTGACCAATCTTCATTCTATTCCAATTCCAAAGATCGTGTCTTAAGCATTAGATAATGAGTGTTGGAAGGATGCCATGATGGTTGAGATGGCAACACTTGAGAGAAGAACAATACTTGGGAATTGGTTAAACTACCCAAAGGGAAGAAGCCGATAGGCTGCAAGTGGGTGTTTACTGTTAAATACAAGTCTGATGGGACCCTAGAAAGGTACAAGACTAGGCTGGTGGTTAAGGGATATACCCAAACATATGGGGTAGACTACTTAGACACTTTTGCTCCAATAGGCTAAGATGAACACAGTCCGAATATTACTATCCTTAACGGTTATGTATGACTGGCCATTGTTtcaatttgatgttaaaaatgtttttttacaTGAGGAGTTGGAggaagaaatttatatggatATCTCACCTGGGTTTGGAGTGCAAACAGGAGATGAGAGTGTTGTATGCTAGCTAAAAAAGGCCCTCTATGGACTGAAACAGTCCCTTCGAGCCTGGTTTGGGAGGTTCGCTCAAGTTATGCTTGGATTAGGTTATAAGCAAAGTCAAGGTGACCATACCTTGTTTATACATCATTCAATTGTAGGAAAAATAACAGTATTGTTGGTATATGTTGATAATATTATCGTTATCGGGAATGACAAGGCTGGGATAGAACATTTGAGAGGCTGTTTGACaagagaatttgagatcaaagaaTTGGGAAAGTTAAAATACTTTCTCAGTATAGAAGTAGCTTGGTCCAAGGATGGAATATTTATTTCCCAGCATAAATATATTCTAGATCTTTTGACTGAAACAGGTATGCTTGGCAGCAGGGCCGTTGAGACTCCCATAGAATCGAATCACAAAGTTGGGGCAGAATGTGAGTCAGGGGCAGTAGATAGGGGATCCTATCAGCGTTTGGTTGGGagacttatttatttatctcacaCTAGGCTAGATGTAGCCTATGCTGTGAGTGTTGCAAACCAGTTTATGCATGATCCTAGGGAAAATCATCTCAAGACAGTGCATAGAATCCTCCATTATCTTAAAGGGTCTTTTGGTAAGGGTGTTTTGTTTAAAAGAACTCATGATCTATCACTAGAGATATTTACCGATGCAGATTATGATGGCTCCCTCATAAATAGAAGGTCCATCTCAGGCTATTGTACATTCTTTGGTGGAAATTTAATTACTTggaaaagcaaaaaacaaaatgttgtgACTAGATCAAGTGCTGAAGCTGAGTTCCAGTCTATGGCATTAGGCATTTGCGAGCTTCTTTGGTTGACCATTATCCTAACAGATTTGAAAGTTCAATGGACTGTGCCTAGcctatattgtgacaacaagtcGGCTATAAACATAGCTCACAACCTGGTTTAGCATGATAGAACCAAGCATGTTGAGGTTGATCGGCATTTTATCAAAGAGAAGCTTGACAGTGGCTTAATATGCACTCCTTTTGTTCCTACCAATGGGCAGCTAGCAGATGTCCTTACTAAGAGTTTATCGGGACCTATTTTTCACAAGATACTAAGCAAGATGGGAATGTGTGATATCTACTTCCCATCTTGGGGGAGAGTGTTAGAATTTACATAGATGGACTGCTTCTTATGGTGCAATCTTTCCTTCAGAGGCTGATATTGTTTTCTTGATTTGTTTCTTATTTACTTTGTTTCCTTTTACTGCTGCTCTGATTTGTTTCCTgtattcttgttattttatttatttccttctatTACTACTGTATTCTGTAACCTATGtatgaattaattaagattggatttttcagttctttgattctttctttcaacaCTATTTATTCCTTTTCTAATGTAAACTTGTTTGCATGAAGTCTCATGTTCATAGGACCATATATGAGATCCTACTCTATACATTAACAATCTGTAGCTTCTTAAAACTTTAGCATGAGATACTTTTACAACTAACTGTTATACTCTGTTGGCAATTTTCAATCAAGAGCCATGTTATGTCCAGTGCATCTGTTTTAGGAGGCAATCTCAAGCAAATAGGATAAATACTTGGAAAAAAATCCTACTTTGTTTTGAAGCAATATCTAGAAGCTTTACCTTCCCTTGCTGAGAATCTCTTTTCATTTCATCTTTGTGTTCTGTAAATCTTGCTTCTATGTTGACATGAATGGTGCTTTTGAGCACTTCTTCTGGTTATATCTTTTGGCTTCAACACATGAATGGTGCTTTTGAGACTTCCAGTTTAAGCAGAACATCCATTGATATCCCAACCTGCAGATGTGGCTTAAATGCTTAATAGAAACCgctttatattatatattgtgtATAAATATCATTCTAGAACTGGAGGCCTTACCTTTGATATTTGTTCACGTACATATTTTCAGGAGTATGGTCCTGTTGGCATGCACCCGAATGGTACCTTAAATGTTCCAGATGGGCACCAATTTCCTCAAGATTTGAGGCCCCAGTTGATGAGTGAGACAAAATGGGTTATTGGGCTGCAGGTTTGAATTACTAGTTCATATACCAACAGAAATTAATCCTTTTCAGTAACAACTCTTCTTTCCCCATGAACCATATGTTTTGTAATGTTTCTTGGGTCTCTAAAAATGCAATAGTCTATGGGCCTGTTATTATCCTGCTGGATAACTGTTAATAGTAATtgaatacaaaaggaaaaagaaaatatggaaagtGCATTTCAACTTCTTTTCATGATGCACAAATTAGCAAAAGTAGAAACAAGATTTTCTAGTGTAGCTTAAAAGCTCCCCAAGAAGTGTCATCCATTTCACTAACAACTCTCCTCACTAACACAATTAAGAGGAAAACAAGAAGCTGGCCCATATTGTGACAGCCCGTCTCCTGGGCTTCCTGGGCCTGTGTATATCATTGATTTCCTCTTCATAATTTctggaataaaaaataaaaaaactgaatGTTGCTGATCTAGTCAGCAACCAATTATTGTACCAGCCAGGTTCTTTCAACTGATCTTTGTAACCTCTTATAATTGTTgctgatctaatttcttttactttttgtcAGTCTGCGGCACATCCACGGGAGATAATGACACAGATTCTCTTGGCTCTGCAAAAACTGAATGTGCGTTGGAAAACAATTGGCCCCTATAACATGAAGTGTCTATGGTATCATGGTTCTCATAATCCCAAAGGGATGAGTAGCAGTCATGGACAGGATAATCATTGTGTCAACAATGAATCTCTCACCATTTGTAATGATTATAATGCTCAAAGCATGGTGAAATTTGAAATACAGGTATTTGTTCCTCTTGTTCCTTACCATGCAGGCATTGTCTTGGAACTAGAAGAGGAGATGCTCTTGCATTTGACCTTGAAGTATGGCTTTTAATCACCAAACTCTTGAATGGCATGTGGGGATGATGTAGACTGGCTAAATTATTTTGCTTTGATGGCTGCCTGTTTCTGTAGTAGGTCTCATATGACAATACATTTTAGAACATTTAATTTGAAACctgcatttctttttttattctggAAGGCTCAAATCATGGACATCTAAATAGGATTTGATGATTCTAATTCATCTTACGATCGGGTCCTTGAAATTTACATGCCATGTTGGGactttttagatttttaagctGCTTCAATTCAAGGATCCATATTCAAATCTTGGTCAAAAGGTATTGAATGCTGTGGGTGGATAGTTAGACCCCTTAGAATGATGTCTTGGCATTGTCATGACAAATTTAAGCAAATAGGAGTGTGCATTCCCTTGACATTTCTAGTTTCCAAGTGAATTTCATATGGGGTTGCAGTGGTTGCTGATTACTACAGAAAAGAATTAGTGCGTATTAAAGGATTAGGAACCTCCTAAGCTATTCTTTATCTCTGGGACATAGGAAATTATTAAAATCTtatgcattttctttaaattccaATGACTAAAGGATCTCCTATTTATCTGGAATGCACGCCATACTGGTTTCACTGTGTGGAGGAGCAAAATTAACCCCATATCAAACCTTCACATCCCTAATCTGTTATGCTTGATAGATTTGTAATTTCATAATGTTGACGCCTTTTCAATTGTGTTGGTGGAAAGTTGATAAATGGGAAAGAATTCGTTTTGCAGTACTTAGTTTCAATGATTAAACTGATGAGGAATTAGgattattttgaatgtttgatATTAGGAGATTTAGAATTTAGATTTGTCATATGTTGTTTAGGTTTTAGGTTGTTACCTTTTGGTTCAGTTTTATCATTaagttaattatattatagttagGATtagattttggctataaatagacaTGTATTTAGAAAATTCATGCCTTTGATACTTAATACAAGTGAttatttccccccccccccctcccccccctctctctctctctctctctctctcgcgtgcGCTCgcgcacacacatacacacagcttgtgccttttcttcttcttattttttccgCTTTCTTTCCTATCTGTCATATTTTCAGGCCATCCTGCATCATAAACTGCTGATGCTGAAATTTTCTctattgatttatattttttccagCTATACAAGACTGAAGCAGATAAGTATCTGCTTGATCTGCAGAGAATACAGGGCCCAGCGTTCTTCTTCCTGGATCTGTGTGCTCATTTCCTCATGCAGCTTGGGGTTCTTAACTGAAGGCCTTGGCATAACGGACCGGAACTTTGTTGTTTGTTTATAAGTATCTTTTTTGCAGAGTTTTGACCGTCCCCTTTGCCCTTGTAGTAGTTCGAATAATGACCAAGTTAACTTGCTCTTATTACTTGAGCATTATTACAGGTTGATGTTTGAGTTGTAGAGCTAGTGCCCAAGCGGCAGGTCTCTGTTGTTTGAAATAGATCCTGTGTAATTGTTGGAATCATCCAAATTAGCCAATGTTTATAGTTAACTATTTAATTCTATAAGTTTATAGTTAAGTAGCTTCTTGGTTTGTCTTCTTCTATTTCAGGTTGTTGTCCTAATCTCACTGGCCTTTATATATCTTACAGGTCTAAGCATCAATTTTCcaagttaaatattttctaatgaaaatattaaatttagtgtTTGTTTTATGTGACAGATTAAGGTTATAGTCTTTGCTTAATGTGACAAAGGTTACGTCTTGTCTTGTTGCTTAAATGAGAGAGAGCAAAATGTTTACCAATAAATAGCGAACAAAGTATGTTGCAGTTGCGTGAGATAACAGAAGCATAATGGATACTTCTGAGAATATAGCAAAGTTTAATCCACAAACTCCaagaaaaaaactttaaaataacAAAGGCAAACAACAAGGTTAGTTCTGCACAAAAACAGTGTGTACGAACAACTTGATGCAGAAAGAAAAGACAATACAGGTAAAGATATTTGCTTCCAACCTTCTTGGCATAAAGTCTCCCCGAAAATACTTGAAATTGAGTCCCTTACCTTCCCTGAAAATCTGGAGAAAATAGGGGAGATCCAACTACAGCTCCTGAATCATCACTGATGTCAATGGTCAGCTCTACTTTACTCTCTTTTCTGCCTGATGGGTTCAAGACAACGAACTCATCTTCTTCACTGCCATCTTCAGTAGGATCAAACTTTGAGGATGCATCTTGAAGCTGCAAAGCAAACTCCAAGTTCCACGACACATCTCCCATGGACGGCCTATCAACGCCATAATCTGCCAAACACTTCTCTGCGGTCTCCACATACTTCATCAGAGCTTGTGGGCTAATGCTACCCACAAGATGGGGATCAATGATCTTCTCAATTGAGCCCTTCCTGTGTTGGTTCTTTGCCCATTCTGCCAAATTCACCTGTTCTCTGGGCAATGCTGGATCCAACGCAGGCCTTGCACACAGCATCTCGAAAAGGACTACTCCAAAAGAGTAAACATCGGATTTCTCTGTGAGTTGCTGCCTCCTGAAATACTCGGGATCAAGGTACCCGAAACTTCCCTTCACAGCTGTGCTAACATGGGTTTGTTCCAGTGTTGGTGCAGCTTTGGACAAGCCAAAGTCAGAAACTTTCGCGACAAAATTCTCATCCAGGAGGATGTTTGTGGTCTTGACATCGCGGTGGATTATACCCTGTGCTGCACCAGAGTGGAGATAATGCAGACCGCGGGCTGCGCCTATGCAAATTTCAAGCCTTTGTCTCCAGGGCAATGGAGGCAGGTACTTGGAGCCGTAGAGATGGTCGCGAAGAGGACCATTTGCCATGTATTCATACACAAGGATCATCTCTGATTGTTCATCGCAGTAACCTATCAATGAAACAAGATGGCGATGGCGTAGCTTGGAAAGCATCTGTATCTCTGTCTGGAACTCATTAATCCCTTGTGCTGAACTGGGGTTCCCTCTCTTTATGGCAAGCTTTGTTCCATCTTCCAGCTCTCCAATGTACACTTTTCCAAACCCTCCAACACCAATCACTGCTGCATCATCAAAGTTCCTTGTCGCTTCTCGCAGCTCAGTTAGAGTGAAGAACTGGCCTAACCCAATCCCGGATGACATAAAACTTGAGTGGCTGCTCTTGCTCTTGCAGGACAAGAAACTGCATTGGCTGGCATTGAGAGGAAGCAGCCATGATGAGAAGCTACGCTGCTTGTGGTTCCATCCTTGAGGTCTCCTTCGCCGCCTAGCCGTGCCAATCAAAATCACCACTATTATTGTTACCATCATTGCTAAAGCTACAGTTGCAGCTATTTCTATTGAACCAGGCCCAGAATGGGATTCCTGGTCTGCTCTACTGGAAGAGAATAACCCATCTAAGCTTCCAGCCATGTTGCTCATCTTCATCACCTCCAAGCCATTGAGAATAGCATTTGGGAGGCTTGACTGAACATTAGAAGCAGGGCCAACCTGAATGATTAAGGAGCTATTGGAGATGGTGGACGCATTGACCAGAAAATCTTGGTAGTAAGGCACTGCAAGGCCAGAAGTCAGGGTTGAGAGATCAAGACTGGACTCTCCCACCATCCCATTGACATAGATATTGAAGTAGAGTTCATTGAGGCCTTGGCTCACAATGTCACAGAAGTGCATCCTGATCAAGTAAGAGAAGGTTGGATCAACAGCCATGACCCAGGTGAGATTGAAGTTTGTGTTGGCTACACCGGGATCAGCCATCTCCTCAGCTGTGGCGTACACCCAATTTGGAGCAATCAAAGGCGTGACACCGCCCTCTGGGTACCTGACAACGTCAGGAGCCAGAGACACATTCTTAGCCCCTTGTGGGAATTTCATGAACTGGGTGTCAGGAAGCCAAGTCCTTCCCAATGTATCATTTCTAGGAGTGATCATTGGCCCTCCCACATTGAACCGATAGGATACTTCAAGAGCGTAGCCTGACAAGCCACTGATATCCCCAACTGGGAAAATTGAAGATGCTGAATCAGAGATCAGATCATCGGGAGCAGAGACAAGCTCGAAGGCATTTATGAACGCGAATGAGTGTTTCATTGGAGAGAACTTGAGGGAGAAGCTGTCCAAAGTGATGTTGATGAGGTACTCTTTGAACACCAATGCAGTGTTGTCCTGCACTGAAAAGTCATGCAATAGAACTGTAGTATCAGTGGTTACAGTGAACACAGCACTTGTTAGATTATATGCAGGATGTGGAAGTGGGTAGAAGTAGAGGCGCAGCCAATGGCGGCCGGGTTTGAAGATGAGAAGCCTGTACATTGATTCGTCTTCAAAAATCCTTGCAGTGAGGTATAGaggaagagatgaagaagaagaagaggaggaggaggaggaggagacagTTTTAGGAAGGGAGCCAACAGAAGTTAATATGTTTTCACCGGTGGACAGGAAAGAAGATGACTGGGGGTCGGACTTGAAACTACGGCCGTCGTCGAGCAGGGTGGTATCCGGGGAGCCGCAGTTGATGAGATAGTTATCGGGTGGGATGAATGTTGAGCCATGCCTTTGAGCGATGCAGGGGATTCCcgtgttgaagaagatgaaacaaAGGAAAAGGAGGTAAAAATGGTGGTGGAGGAGAGGAGGGCTGGAGAACCCATATCTGTCACCATCTTCCATTTGCGCTGCTCTCGTCAACCGTTAACGGTGGTGCTGAGCCGGGTTCCGCGGTGGAGATGGTGGTGGAGCAGACATTATGGCAAAGGCAAGTCCTCCATGGAAGGGAGCACTTTTGCAAAGATAATGGCGTTTTTGAAGCTTTGATGAGGAGAAAGTTATGGGGAAGAGATTGTTGGGGGCATGTAAGAGGAGAACGTGCAACCCTGTATGGGAGGCCTTTGtactctctctcacacacacacaagaagaCTTTGACTTTCTTTTTGGGTAATAAGAAAGATTACTTATAAGAAATTCAATTCCGACCATGAGAAAGAGTGATCTGTATGGGTAATGTAATCCAGCTAAGTTTTTCTCAacaaaattgaaccaaaataaatattaaaatgatatgatgATAATAGTTTCATAGTTATAAGCCATTGTGATAAATTTTCTAATAGTTGAAAATTTTATTCGCATAGtatcaaaaacataaatttagacTGAATATAGATAAAATGATTTGACTTCTTTGTatatacttgtaaaaaaaagtaaaaaaatagttataacaaatcgTGATTCTATAAAACATAcgatgatatatattttatgatatgtataaaaattataaaaaagataacataaaaatgttatttcttgataaattgaaatcaaaatcGTGTTCTTAACTGTAAGGGGAAGTCCGTGACACCTACTTACTAGTGCTATGTTAATTTAAAGTTAAGAACTTTTACCTTAATCATTTATGACACAAGATTGATATCTTATGgcttaaaaaaagaattaactataattgaaataactttTAATACGACCAATTATATAActtcaattattttatctatttttatattttttatcaaatcattACATCTTATGCTTAAATAGTTTgattaaaacaactaaataaataaaaaatattaaacaagcTATTagacactaaaaaaaaaatcgttacATTTTTGTCATGTTTAATAAGAGTGTCTAAATACATGATGCTTCGACTACGCAAATATGAAAAAGAAGTCGTTTGTTTACAACCTCCCTCTTGcgcaattcttcttcttttttgtgtttttcaagagattatttttctaaatgaaTTCTTTACCTCTTAGTCACCTTCATATCATATCTAATGATTCAAgtagaataaataaataaacaaaatacaacaaaatagaaaacaaatgaGCTATTAGGCACTTAGGAAGAAAGGAATGAATTGAGTAGATAAAATCTGATACAAATATGACaatccaaaaaaaagaaaaaaaaaaattatctgatACAAAGATAAAGAAGATTGCATATAGGCAGTGCTACATACAAAGGAATGTGATTGTCATActaattcaacttttgaggtcAATCTCCCTTCCTATAGTACAAAAAATGAGGACCCACAATTTTCATCTTGTGGATCAAAGAATATAATATTGAACAGCTTGTGAATGAAAATAACCATATATCTAATAAATTTTCAGTGATACAGTTTGCTGTTATTGCACTCTACAGCCTTGTTCTTCAGATTTCATGTAAACCAGTGCCCTTCTTATCCTCTGCACAGGAAACTCCAATAATGTCAACTAATTAAAGAAATATGGTCTCCAAGCAccggaaaagaaaaaagagaatcaATAAGAATTTGCTTTTTGTAACATCACATCTCcagttattttcttttgtaaacGTAAAAATGTATGtgtgtaaattatgttattttcttGGGTTCTTCTACAAAACAAAGCCAGAGAGGGTGACAAAGAGCCTTACAGAATGGGAGTAAAAAGATGAAATTGTCCCTGCCCACTTTGCAAAGTGGGCCACTGCCCTTTCCTCTCCCTTCCCATGGCCGCCGCCTCGCTATTGCCTTCGCCTCGCTGCCATGCCGCCATCACCTCGCTGCCATTGGCGAGGTGCGGCGGCGAGACGAAGGCAGCGGCCATGGGAGGGGAGAGGAGAGGGTAgtggcccactttgcaaatttgcaaagtgggtgGAGGCAATTTCGTCTTTTTGCTCCCATTCAGTAAGGCTTTTTGGCTCTCAAgacttttcctattttcttttctgttttggttTCCATAAAGAAAATCCTTTACTCTGAACATCAGCaaaaaggaaatatatatgtacatacacacacaaacgtATGCATAAGAAGTACAATAAAACAGTCATGATCAAGCTATGGTGGATAAGAGTTCATGTAAACAAAGTCAACAAATTTGGTTGCAATCAACCAATCACAATGCCTGTAAAATTGAATCAGTTAAAAGCACTAAGATCCTATACCTCATTTGTATCTCTTATGCGAAGGAGTTCCAATGTTTCTGATGGCCTCCGCTTTGTTAAAGTAGCAAGCTGCAATACATCATCCATCAAAAGTGAGACTAtatataaaaagttaaaaaccaGATT from the Diospyros lotus cultivar Yz01 unplaced genomic scaffold, ASM1463336v1 superscaf1, whole genome shotgun sequence genome contains:
- the LOC127793200 gene encoding probable receptor-like protein kinase At5g61350; translated protein: MEDGDRYGFSSPPLLHHHFYLLFLCFIFFNTGIPCIAQRHGSTFIPPDNYLINCGSPDTTLLDDGRSFKSDPQSSSFLSTGENILTSVGSLPKTVSSSSSSSSSSSSLPLYLTARIFEDESMYRLLIFKPGRHWLRLYFYPLPHPAYNLTSAVFTVTTDTTVLLHDFSVQDNTALVFKEYLINITLDSFSLKFSPMKHSFAFINAFELVSAPDDLISDSASSIFPVGDISGLSGYALEVSYRFNVGGPMITPRNDTLGRTWLPDTQFMKFPQGAKNVSLAPDVVRYPEGGVTPLIAPNWVYATAEEMADPGVANTNFNLTWVMAVDPTFSYLIRMHFCDIVSQGLNELYFNIYVNGMVGESSLDLSTLTSGLAVPYYQDFLVNASTISNSSLIIQVGPASNVQSSLPNAILNGLEVMKMSNMAGSLDGLFSSSRADQESHSGPGSIEIAATVALAMMVTIIVVILIGTARRRRRPQGWNHKQRSFSSWLLPLNASQCSFLSCKSKSSHSSFMSSGIGLGQFFTLTELREATRNFDDAAVIGVGGFGKVYIGELEDGTKLAIKRGNPSSAQGINEFQTEIQMLSKLRHRHLVSLIGYCDEQSEMILVYEYMANGPLRDHLYGSKYLPPLPWRQRLEICIGAARGLHYLHSGAAQGIIHRDVKTTNILLDENFVAKVSDFGLSKAAPTLEQTHVSTAVKGSFGYLDPEYFRRQQLTEKSDVYSFGVVLFEMLCARPALDPALPREQVNLAEWAKNQHRKGSIEKIIDPHLVGSISPQALMKYVETAEKCLADYGVDRPSMGDVSWNLEFALQLQDASSKFDPTEDGSEEDEFVVLNPSGRKESKVELTIDISDDSGAVVGSPLFSPDFQGR